From Caulobacter segnis, a single genomic window includes:
- a CDS encoding 3-keto-disaccharide hydrolase encodes MFKTLAFTLTLTLAAPAVAQPRLALTDVPKAAGPSVSLFNGQDLKDWDAWLGYADPAVTYKRPPIAPIGATARSAEIFKVVAEDGRPALYVNGRIWGSLVHKGDFKNYHLRLQYKWGKGRWAPRETQAPNNGLLYHSHGAPGVVWGTWSQAVEFEIMTGSIGMVVPVGEAISATANAVDDPGIIKPNLRYSPTGRVVTAKGGAADWNIEAYSDAEKPAGQWNTLDLYVLGDRAVHVVNGVPVMEVRDLRTDGQPLTHGAIQLQSEGAETFFRDIVLEPITALPRVVAK; translated from the coding sequence ATGTTCAAGACCCTGGCCTTCACCCTGACCCTGACGCTCGCCGCGCCCGCCGTCGCGCAGCCCCGTCTGGCGCTGACGGATGTCCCCAAAGCCGCCGGCCCGTCTGTGTCGCTGTTCAATGGCCAGGACCTGAAGGATTGGGACGCCTGGCTGGGGTATGCCGACCCCGCCGTGACCTACAAGCGCCCGCCGATCGCCCCGATCGGCGCGACGGCCCGGAGCGCCGAGATCTTCAAGGTGGTGGCCGAGGACGGTCGCCCCGCCCTCTACGTCAACGGCAGGATCTGGGGCAGCTTGGTCCACAAGGGCGACTTCAAGAACTATCACCTGCGCCTGCAGTACAAGTGGGGCAAGGGCCGGTGGGCGCCGCGCGAGACCCAGGCGCCCAACAACGGCCTGCTCTACCACTCGCACGGCGCGCCCGGCGTGGTCTGGGGCACCTGGAGCCAAGCGGTCGAGTTCGAGATCATGACCGGCTCGATCGGTATGGTCGTGCCGGTCGGCGAAGCCATCTCGGCGACCGCCAACGCCGTCGACGATCCCGGCATCATCAAGCCGAACCTGCGCTACTCGCCCACCGGCCGCGTCGTCACCGCCAAGGGCGGCGCGGCCGACTGGAACATCGAGGCCTATAGCGACGCCGAGAAGCCGGCCGGCCAATGGAACACCCTGGATCTCTACGTCCTCGGCGATCGCGCGGTCCATGTGGTCAACGGCGTTCCGGTGATGGAGGTCCGCGACCTGAGAACCGACGGCCAGCCGCTGACCCACGGCGCCATCCAACTGCAGTCGGAGGGCGCCGAGACCTTCTTCCGCGATATCGTCCTAGAGCCGATTACCGCCCTGCCCAGGGTGGTGGCGAAGTAG
- a CDS encoding response regulator transcription factor, giving the protein MAERKLIIVEDDEKFAATLKRSFERRDYQVVHAHGLDEAMAALETFAPTYAVVDLKLAGESGLACVRALSERDPAMLIVVLTGFASIATAVEAIKLGARHYLAKPSNTDDIEAAFHKGEGDVDAAIVERATSIKDLEWERIHQTLVESDFNISETARRLGMHRRTLARKLEKRRIS; this is encoded by the coding sequence GTGGCTGAACGCAAGCTGATCATCGTTGAGGACGACGAGAAGTTCGCCGCCACCCTCAAGCGCTCATTCGAGCGGCGCGACTATCAGGTGGTCCATGCCCACGGCCTGGACGAGGCGATGGCGGCGCTGGAAACCTTCGCGCCGACCTATGCCGTGGTTGACCTGAAACTGGCCGGCGAGTCGGGCCTGGCTTGCGTGCGGGCGCTCAGCGAGCGCGACCCGGCGATGCTGATCGTGGTGCTGACCGGCTTCGCCAGCATCGCCACGGCGGTCGAGGCCATCAAGCTGGGTGCCCGCCACTACCTGGCCAAGCCCTCCAACACCGACGACATCGAGGCGGCCTTCCACAAGGGCGAGGGCGATGTCGACGCGGCGATCGTCGAACGCGCCACCTCGATCAAGGACCTGGAATGGGAGCGCATCCACCAGACCCTGGTCGAGAGCGACTTCAACATCTCCGAGACGGCCCGGCGCCTGGGCATGCACCGCCGCACCCTGGCGCGAAAGCTGGAGAAGCGGCGGATCAGCTGA
- a CDS encoding ATP-binding protein — translation MTPTASIVFSGVAGWLSGARAADNASGPADAIARQNMLQLIHLRWIAVLGQVLTILAVHFSLGFKLPLAPMMLVLIGLVVLNLCSLLRLKRATPLGRYDLCLALALDTLALTAQLYLSGGATNPFTTLYLLHVILGAVLLEAWATWAIVALTSFCFILLVAFNRPIVATGLSDQAFFDMFLMGMLVGIVLDAVLLVTFVDRINANLRRHDARLAELRQRAAEETHIVRMGLLASGAAHELGTPLATLDVILGDWRRMPIFADQPDLLQELEDMRGEVQRCKTIVTGVLQSAGEARGGEVRASTLRAFLDEVVADWRATRGGEALTYETDLIAPTPIVAESTLKQVIHNVLDNALDASRQAGSGGARLWAGVRENRLLIEVEDDGPGFTDETLENFGKPYNSTKGRAGGGLGLFLVVNVLRKLGGRASAENLAEGGARVVLDLPLSSLEIGAPRG, via the coding sequence ATGACGCCGACCGCCAGCATCGTGTTCTCCGGCGTGGCGGGCTGGCTGTCAGGCGCGCGGGCGGCGGACAACGCCAGCGGACCGGCCGACGCCATCGCGCGCCAGAACATGCTGCAGCTGATCCACCTGCGCTGGATCGCGGTGTTGGGCCAGGTGCTCACCATCCTGGCGGTGCATTTCAGCCTGGGCTTCAAGCTGCCGCTGGCGCCGATGATGCTGGTGCTGATCGGGCTGGTGGTGCTGAACCTGTGCAGCCTGTTGCGCCTGAAGCGCGCCACGCCGCTGGGCCGCTACGACCTGTGTCTGGCCCTGGCGCTGGACACTCTGGCCCTCACCGCCCAGCTCTATCTCAGCGGCGGGGCGACCAATCCGTTCACGACCCTATACCTGCTGCACGTGATCCTGGGGGCGGTGCTACTGGAGGCCTGGGCGACCTGGGCGATCGTGGCCCTGACCAGCTTCTGTTTCATCCTGTTGGTGGCCTTCAACCGGCCGATCGTCGCCACCGGGCTGAGCGACCAGGCCTTCTTCGACATGTTCCTGATGGGCATGCTGGTTGGCATCGTGCTGGACGCGGTGCTGCTGGTGACCTTCGTCGACCGCATCAACGCCAATCTGCGCCGCCACGACGCCCGCCTGGCCGAACTGCGCCAGCGGGCGGCCGAGGAGACACACATCGTCCGAATGGGCCTGCTGGCCTCGGGCGCCGCGCACGAGCTGGGCACGCCGCTGGCGACGCTGGACGTGATCCTGGGCGACTGGCGGCGCATGCCGATCTTCGCCGACCAACCTGACCTGCTCCAGGAGCTGGAGGACATGCGCGGCGAGGTCCAGCGCTGCAAGACGATCGTCACCGGAGTCCTGCAATCGGCTGGCGAGGCGCGCGGCGGCGAGGTGCGGGCCAGCACCCTGCGCGCCTTCCTGGACGAGGTCGTGGCCGACTGGCGCGCGACCCGCGGCGGCGAGGCTCTGACGTACGAGACCGATCTGATCGCGCCGACGCCGATCGTCGCGGAATCGACCCTGAAGCAGGTGATCCACAACGTCCTCGACAACGCCCTGGACGCGTCGCGCCAAGCGGGTTCGGGCGGCGCGCGGCTGTGGGCCGGCGTGCGCGAGAATCGGCTGTTGATCGAGGTCGAGGACGACGGTCCCGGCTTCACCGACGAGACGCTGGAGAACTTCGGCAAGCCGTACAACTCGACCAAGGGCCGGGCCGGCGGGGGTCTCGGCCTCTTCCTGGTGGTCAACGTGCTGCGCAAGCTGGGCGGCCGGGCCAGCGCCGAGAACCTGGCCGAGGGCGGCGCGCGCGTGGTGCTGGACCTGCCGCTGTCCTCGCTGGAGATCGGAGCGCCCCGTGGCTGA
- a CDS encoding SURF1 family protein encodes MTTARGRRARSIVLIGLCAAFTVVFVLLGAWQVQRRAWKLDLIVRVEQRLHAAPTPTPGPDAWPAISRDDAYRRVRLTGVFDHDAETLVQAVTDKGPGFWVLTPLKTDRGFTVLVNRGFVPTERKAAATRSAGDVAGPVTVVGLLRVTEPHGGFLRQNQPGQGRWYSRDVQAIAAAHHLSTVAPYFVDADASPNPGGWPLGGLTVVRFPNSHLIYALTWFGLALLTSGAGLYVARDARRNHSQEGS; translated from the coding sequence GTGACGACGGCGCGGGGAAGGCGGGCGCGCTCCATCGTCCTGATCGGACTGTGCGCCGCCTTCACCGTGGTCTTCGTCCTGCTGGGCGCCTGGCAGGTCCAGCGCCGGGCGTGGAAGCTCGACTTGATTGTTCGGGTCGAGCAGCGCCTCCACGCCGCGCCAACGCCCACGCCTGGCCCGGACGCCTGGCCCGCCATCTCCCGCGACGACGCCTATCGCCGCGTTCGCCTCACCGGCGTCTTCGACCATGACGCCGAAACCCTGGTCCAGGCGGTGACCGACAAGGGTCCTGGTTTCTGGGTCCTGACGCCGCTGAAGACCGATCGCGGCTTCACCGTGCTGGTCAATCGCGGCTTCGTGCCGACCGAGCGCAAAGCGGCAGCCACGCGAAGCGCCGGCGATGTCGCCGGGCCGGTCACGGTGGTCGGCCTGCTGCGCGTCACCGAACCCCACGGCGGCTTTCTCCGCCAGAACCAGCCGGGGCAGGGGCGGTGGTACTCCCGCGACGTCCAGGCCATCGCCGCCGCTCATCATCTGTCCACGGTCGCGCCGTACTTCGTGGACGCCGACGCGTCGCCCAATCCAGGCGGCTGGCCGCTAGGGGGGCTTACGGTCGTGCGTTTCCCCAACAGTCATCTAATCTATGCCCTGACCTGGTTCGGCCTGGCCCTGCTGACGAGCGGCGCTGGCCTGTACGTCGCGCGCGACGCGCGGCGGAACCACAGCCAAGAGGGTTCATGA
- the cyoD gene encoding cytochrome o ubiquinol oxidase subunit IV, which yields MTAHDTHHAPGAHEGHGHDAGHGSLKDYVIGFVLAVILTAIPFWLVMGHVLPTPQMTAVAVMGLAVIQVLVHMVYFLHMNSRSEGGWTLLALMFTLILVVITLSGSLWVMHNLNTHMMPLDAHDMKQMP from the coding sequence ATGACCGCGCACGACACGCACCACGCCCCCGGCGCCCACGAGGGCCACGGCCACGACGCCGGGCACGGCTCGCTGAAGGACTATGTGATCGGCTTCGTGCTGGCGGTGATCCTGACCGCCATCCCGTTCTGGCTGGTCATGGGCCACGTCCTGCCCACGCCCCAGATGACCGCCGTGGCGGTGATGGGGCTGGCGGTGATCCAGGTCCTGGTGCACATGGTCTACTTCCTGCACATGAACTCGCGTTCGGAAGGCGGATGGACCCTGCTGGCCCTGATGTTCACCCTGATCCTGGTGGTGATCACGCTGAGCGGCTCGCTGTGGGTGATGCACAACCTGAACACCCATATGATGCCGCTCGACGCGCACGACATGAAGCAGATGCCGTGA
- the cyoC gene encoding cytochrome o ubiquinol oxidase subunit III, giving the protein MASKAHALTEADANRFHMTEEHHPENGTLLGFWIYLMSDCLIFAVLFATYAVLGRNYAAGPSGADLFDLPLVAVNTGLLLFSSITYGFAMLSAQAGRKSPTLVWLAITGLFGAGFLSLELYEFAHLIHEGAGPQRSAFLSSFFTLVGTHGLHVTFGIIWLITLMTQVARRGLDDAMKRRLMCLSMFWHFLDVVWIGVFSFVYLLGVL; this is encoded by the coding sequence ATGGCCTCTAAAGCCCATGCCTTGACGGAAGCGGACGCCAACCGCTTCCACATGACCGAGGAGCACCATCCGGAGAACGGGACCCTGCTGGGGTTCTGGATCTACCTGATGAGCGACTGCCTGATCTTCGCGGTGCTGTTCGCGACCTATGCCGTGCTGGGTCGCAACTATGCGGCCGGCCCGTCGGGGGCGGACCTGTTCGACCTGCCGCTGGTGGCGGTGAACACGGGCCTCCTGCTGTTCTCGTCGATCACCTACGGCTTCGCCATGCTGTCGGCCCAGGCCGGCCGCAAGTCGCCGACCCTCGTCTGGCTGGCGATCACCGGCCTCTTCGGCGCCGGCTTCCTGTCGCTGGAGCTCTACGAGTTCGCCCACCTGATCCACGAGGGCGCGGGCCCGCAGCGCAGCGCCTTCCTGTCGTCGTTCTTCACCCTGGTCGGCACCCACGGCCTGCACGTGACCTTCGGCATCATCTGGCTGATCACGCTGATGACGCAGGTCGCCCGGCGCGGCCTTGATGACGCGATGAAGCGCCGCCTGATGTGCCTGTCGATGTTCTGGCACTTCCTGGACGTCGTCTGGATCGGCGTCTTCTCGTTCGTCTATCTGCTGGGAGTGCTGTGA
- the cyoB gene encoding cytochrome o ubiquinol oxidase subunit I, with amino-acid sequence MSADLAKLIFGRLTWDAIPLHEPILLVTFAMVALGGLATLALLTRYKLWGYLWREWLTSVDHKKIGVMYIILAIIMLLRGFADALMMRAQQAIAFGDQAGYLPAHHYDQIFTAHGVIMIFFVAMPLVTGLMNLAVPLQIGARDVAFPFLNNFSFWMTVGGAVTVMLSLFVGEFARTGWLAYPPLSNLAYSPDVGVDYYIWALQIAGVGTTLSGINLVVTIIKMRAPGMSLMKMPVFTWTSLCTNVLIVATFPILTATLALLTADRYLYTNFFTNDFGGNPMMYVNLIWIWGHPEVYILILPAFGVFSEVVSTFCGKRLFGYSSMVYATVVITILSYIVWLHHFFTMGSGASVNSFFGITTMIISIPTGAKIFNWLFTMYRGRIRFEVPMLWTVGFMVTFVIGGMTGVLLAVPPADFVLHNSLFLIAHFHNVIIGGVVFGMFAGITYWFPKAFGFKLDPFWGKVSFWCWLVGFWVAFTPLYVLGLMGVTRRMNHFEDPSLQIWFVIAAIGAVIILCGILAFIVQIVVSIRNREALRDETGDPWGGRTLEWSTSSPPPAYNFAFTPVIHQLDAWWDMKARGYERPTTGFIPIHMPANTGAGVILAGISTVLGFALIWHIWWLAIVSFVALVATAIAHTFNFKRDYYIPAEEVVRVEDARTEALRSLT; translated from the coding sequence ATGTCCGCGGACCTCGCAAAACTCATCTTCGGCCGTCTCACCTGGGACGCCATTCCGCTGCACGAGCCGATCCTGCTCGTGACCTTCGCCATGGTCGCCTTGGGCGGCCTCGCCACCCTGGCCCTGCTGACCCGCTACAAGCTATGGGGCTACCTGTGGCGTGAGTGGCTGACCAGCGTCGACCACAAGAAGATCGGGGTGATGTACATCATCCTGGCCATCATCATGCTGCTGCGCGGCTTCGCCGACGCCCTGATGATGCGCGCTCAGCAGGCCATCGCTTTCGGCGACCAAGCCGGCTATCTGCCCGCCCACCACTACGACCAGATCTTCACCGCCCACGGCGTGATCATGATCTTCTTCGTGGCGATGCCGCTGGTCACCGGCCTGATGAACCTGGCCGTGCCGTTGCAGATCGGCGCGCGCGACGTGGCGTTCCCCTTCCTGAACAACTTCAGCTTCTGGATGACGGTCGGCGGCGCGGTGACGGTGATGCTGTCGCTGTTCGTCGGCGAGTTCGCCCGCACCGGCTGGCTGGCCTATCCGCCGCTGTCGAACCTGGCCTACAGTCCGGATGTCGGGGTCGATTACTACATCTGGGCGCTGCAGATCGCCGGGGTGGGGACCACGCTCTCGGGCATCAACCTGGTCGTGACTATCATCAAGATGCGCGCCCCGGGCATGAGCCTGATGAAGATGCCGGTCTTCACCTGGACCTCGCTGTGCACCAACGTCCTGATCGTGGCGACCTTCCCGATCCTGACCGCCACCCTGGCCCTACTGACCGCCGACCGATACCTCTATACGAACTTCTTCACGAACGACTTCGGGGGCAACCCGATGATGTACGTGAACCTGATCTGGATCTGGGGCCACCCCGAGGTCTACATCCTGATCCTGCCGGCCTTCGGCGTGTTCTCGGAAGTGGTCTCGACCTTCTGCGGCAAGCGCCTGTTCGGCTACAGCTCGATGGTCTACGCCACCGTCGTCATCACGATCCTGTCGTACATCGTCTGGCTGCACCACTTCTTCACCATGGGCTCGGGCGCCAGCGTGAACTCGTTCTTCGGGATCACGACGATGATCATCTCGATCCCAACCGGGGCCAAGATCTTCAACTGGCTGTTCACGATGTACCGCGGCCGCATCCGCTTCGAGGTGCCGATGCTGTGGACCGTAGGCTTCATGGTCACCTTCGTGATCGGCGGCATGACCGGCGTGCTGCTGGCCGTCCCGCCCGCCGACTTCGTGCTGCACAACAGCCTGTTCCTGATCGCCCACTTCCACAACGTGATCATCGGCGGCGTGGTGTTCGGCATGTTCGCCGGCATCACCTACTGGTTCCCCAAGGCCTTCGGCTTCAAGCTGGATCCGTTCTGGGGCAAGGTCTCGTTCTGGTGCTGGCTGGTCGGCTTCTGGGTCGCCTTCACCCCGCTGTACGTGCTGGGCCTGATGGGTGTGACCCGCCGCATGAACCACTTCGAGGACCCGTCCTTGCAGATCTGGTTCGTGATCGCGGCGATCGGCGCGGTGATCATCCTGTGCGGCATCCTGGCCTTCATCGTCCAGATCGTCGTCAGCATCCGCAACCGCGAGGCCTTGCGCGACGAGACCGGCGATCCTTGGGGCGGCCGGACGCTGGAGTGGTCGACCTCGTCGCCGCCGCCGGCCTACAACTTCGCCTTCACCCCGGTGATCCACCAGCTGGACGCCTGGTGGGACATGAAGGCGCGCGGCTACGAGCGCCCGACCACCGGCTTCATCCCGATCCACATGCCGGCCAACACCGGCGCCGGGGTGATCCTGGCCGGGATCAGCACCGTGCTGGGCTTTGCGCTCATCTGGCACATCTGGTGGCTGGCGATCGTCTCGTTCGTCGCCCTGGTGGCCACGGCGATCGCCCACACCTTCAACTTCAAGCGTGACTACTACATCCCGGCCGAGGAGGTCGTCCGCGTCGAGGACGCGCGCACCGAAGCCCTGCGGAGCCTGACCTGA
- the cyoA gene encoding ubiquinol oxidase subunit II, with protein MRPTSRLTPRPSPGLLGKLALLPLLLALGGCDWVVMNPSGDIAVQQRDLIIVATVLMLLIIVPVIALTLFFAWKYRRSNEAARYDPDWHHSTRLEIVIWAAPLVIITILGAVTWTSTHLLDPYRPLDRLAPGRSAQHVKPLKVQVVALDWKWLFIYPELGVATVNELAAPIDTPIDFQLTSSSVMNSFYVPALAGQIYAMPGMTTQLHAVINKPGTFDGFSANYSGAGFSHMRFKFHGMSRADFDRWTAEVRKGSDRLDGPRYLVLEKPSEKAPVQRFATVDAGLFDKAVNRCVEPGKMCQHDMMRIDAQGGLGMAGVYNVTTLEYDKRVRRGQEGGLHAFVAALCAPKTAQR; from the coding sequence ATGCGTCCGACCTCCAGGCTCACACCCCGTCCTTCGCCAGGCTTGCTGGGCAAGCTGGCCCTGCTGCCCCTGCTGCTCGCCCTCGGCGGCTGCGACTGGGTGGTGATGAATCCGTCCGGCGATATCGCCGTGCAGCAACGCGACCTGATCATCGTCGCGACCGTGCTGATGCTGTTGATCATCGTGCCGGTGATCGCCCTGACCTTGTTCTTCGCCTGGAAGTACCGGCGCTCGAACGAGGCGGCCAGGTACGACCCCGACTGGCACCATTCCACGCGTCTGGAGATCGTCATCTGGGCCGCGCCGCTGGTGATCATCACCATCCTGGGCGCGGTGACCTGGACCAGCACCCACCTGCTGGATCCCTACCGGCCGCTGGATCGCCTAGCGCCAGGCCGCAGCGCCCAGCACGTCAAGCCGCTGAAGGTCCAGGTCGTGGCCCTCGATTGGAAGTGGCTGTTCATCTATCCCGAACTGGGCGTCGCCACGGTCAATGAGCTGGCCGCACCGATCGACACCCCGATCGACTTTCAGCTGACCAGCTCGTCGGTGATGAACTCGTTCTACGTGCCCGCCCTGGCCGGCCAGATCTACGCCATGCCCGGCATGACCACCCAGCTGCACGCGGTGATCAACAAGCCCGGAACCTTCGACGGCTTCTCGGCCAACTACAGCGGCGCGGGCTTCTCGCACATGCGCTTCAAGTTCCACGGCATGAGCCGGGCGGACTTCGACCGCTGGACCGCCGAGGTCCGCAAGGGGAGCGACCGCCTGGACGGCCCGCGCTACCTGGTGCTGGAGAAGCCCAGCGAGAAGGCCCCGGTCCAGCGCTTCGCCACGGTCGACGCGGGCCTGTTCGACAAGGCGGTCAACCGCTGCGTCGAGCCGGGCAAGATGTGCCAGCACGACATGATGCGCATCGACGCTCAAGGCGGCCTCGGCATGGCCGGCGTCTACAACGTCACCACCCTCGAATACGACAAGCGCGTCCGGCGCGGTCAGGAAGGCGGTCTGCACGCGTTTGTCGCCGCGCTTTGCGCCCCAAAGACCGCCCAGCGCTGA
- a CDS encoding MFS transporter, which translates to MAQEFTIPTSSGLERDARRMHADAHGVRPGEIALGVVIGRTSEFFDFFVYAIASVLVFPQLFFPFVDRLTGVMLSFAVFALAFVARPFGSAIFGAIDRRFGRGAKLTVALFLLGGSTAFISFLPGYATVGPLAIWALAACRIGQGLALAGAWDGLASLLALNAPEKKRGWYAMIPQLGAPFGFMLASGLFAYFVSSLGGADFLDWGWRYPFFAAFAINVVALFARLRIVATEDYGALFEKRELRPTPVASLLRAEGGNVLIGAFAPLATFAMFHLVTVFPLSWVILHDPDQALTFLRIELFGALVGVGGILASGWIADRINRQNQLALSALLIGGFSLLAPRLLDGGSLGQTLYVVLGFAILGLSFGQAAGTVSSRFSKRYRYTGAAVTSDLSWLIGAGFAPLAALGLATLWGLPAIGLYLASGAIATLVALTIDRNRRLALK; encoded by the coding sequence ATGGCTCAAGAGTTCACAATCCCCACATCGTCAGGTCTGGAACGCGACGCGCGCAGGATGCACGCCGACGCGCACGGCGTCCGACCGGGCGAGATCGCGCTGGGCGTGGTCATCGGCCGCACCTCGGAATTCTTCGACTTCTTCGTCTACGCCATCGCCTCGGTGCTGGTGTTCCCGCAGCTGTTCTTCCCGTTCGTCGATCGCCTGACGGGCGTGATGTTGTCGTTCGCGGTCTTTGCCCTGGCCTTTGTCGCCCGCCCGTTCGGCTCGGCGATCTTCGGCGCGATCGACCGCCGCTTCGGCCGCGGGGCCAAGCTGACGGTGGCGCTGTTCCTGCTGGGCGGCTCGACCGCCTTCATCAGCTTCCTACCTGGCTACGCGACCGTCGGCCCGCTGGCCATCTGGGCGCTGGCGGCCTGCCGCATCGGTCAGGGCCTGGCCCTGGCCGGGGCCTGGGACGGCCTGGCCTCGCTGCTGGCGCTGAACGCGCCCGAGAAGAAGCGCGGCTGGTACGCGATGATCCCGCAACTGGGCGCGCCGTTCGGCTTCATGCTGGCCAGCGGCCTCTTCGCCTATTTCGTCAGCAGCCTGGGCGGGGCTGACTTCCTGGACTGGGGTTGGCGCTATCCGTTCTTCGCCGCCTTCGCGATCAACGTCGTGGCCCTGTTCGCTCGCCTGCGCATCGTCGCCACCGAGGACTACGGCGCCCTGTTCGAGAAGCGCGAGCTGCGCCCCACTCCCGTCGCCTCGCTGCTGCGGGCCGAGGGCGGCAACGTGCTGATCGGAGCCTTCGCCCCGCTGGCCACCTTCGCCATGTTCCATCTGGTCACTGTCTTCCCGCTGTCGTGGGTGATCCTGCATGACCCCGACCAGGCCCTGACCTTCCTGCGCATCGAACTCTTCGGCGCCTTGGTTGGCGTCGGCGGCATCCTGGCCTCGGGCTGGATCGCCGACCGCATCAACCGCCAGAACCAGCTGGCCCTGTCGGCCCTGCTGATCGGCGGCTTCAGCCTGCTGGCTCCGCGCCTGCTGGACGGCGGCTCCCTGGGCCAGACCCTGTACGTCGTGCTGGGCTTCGCGATCCTGGGCCTGTCGTTCGGCCAGGCGGCCGGCACGGTCAGCTCGCGCTTCTCCAAGCGCTATCGCTACACCGGCGCGGCGGTAACCTCGGACCTCTCGTGGCTGATCGGCGCGGGCTTCGCCCCGCTGGCCGCCCTGGGCCTGGCCACCCTGTGGGGCCTGCCCGCCATCGGCCTCTATCTGGCCTCCGGCGCGATCGCGACGCTGGTCGCCCTGACCATCGACCGCAATCGCCGGCTGGCGCTGAAGTAG
- a CDS encoding lipase family protein — protein MALTRRAFSASAVAVGGASGLLATPPQDPFILRYMQLCRVSQGPLDRIAPELVDPRFVGVGEGGVWRVEWGPAWDKLQANLALVAGYRLPGQSAPEKLVLVVRGTDVTHDAWGDIKEAFEDLLVLKQKPLPWDPGSPARVAGGALLGLRVLDDLSSGGVGLRAFLRQRLADPAARPKELVITGHSLGGCLATVVAVWLADDFARTGVDTPIRLVTFAAPTAGNAAFANRVAQRFPDSQQYYNTLDVVPNGWSNLVAVKTLYRPHGQQTPTGASLIIDLFAGALGAAGMAYAQPPANRLALAGTHQAGLGWYQQVGAQHHAQAYLRLLGDTSAVIPPLRIRGRHEDATA, from the coding sequence ATGGCGTTGACGCGACGGGCTTTTTCCGCGAGCGCGGTCGCGGTCGGCGGCGCTTCCGGTCTCCTCGCCACGCCGCCGCAAGACCCCTTCATCCTGCGCTACATGCAGCTGTGCCGCGTCTCGCAGGGGCCGCTGGACCGCATCGCGCCCGAGCTCGTCGATCCGCGCTTCGTGGGCGTGGGCGAGGGCGGCGTCTGGCGCGTCGAGTGGGGGCCAGCCTGGGACAAGCTGCAGGCCAACCTGGCGCTCGTGGCCGGCTATCGTCTGCCTGGCCAGAGCGCACCCGAGAAGCTGGTCCTGGTCGTGCGCGGCACCGACGTCACGCACGACGCCTGGGGTGACATCAAGGAGGCTTTCGAGGATCTGCTGGTCCTCAAGCAGAAGCCCCTGCCCTGGGATCCCGGCTCGCCGGCGCGCGTGGCCGGCGGCGCGCTGCTCGGCTTGCGCGTTCTCGACGACCTGAGCAGCGGCGGCGTGGGCCTGCGGGCCTTCCTGCGCCAACGTCTGGCCGATCCGGCCGCCCGCCCCAAGGAGCTGGTGATCACCGGCCACAGCCTGGGCGGATGCCTGGCCACGGTGGTGGCCGTATGGCTGGCCGACGACTTCGCGCGCACCGGCGTCGACACGCCCATCCGACTGGTCACCTTCGCCGCGCCGACCGCGGGCAACGCCGCCTTCGCGAACCGGGTGGCCCAGCGCTTCCCCGACAGCCAGCAGTACTACAACACCCTGGACGTCGTGCCGAACGGCTGGTCGAACCTCGTGGCGGTCAAGACCCTCTACCGGCCCCACGGCCAGCAGACGCCCACCGGGGCCAGCCTGATCATCGACCTGTTCGCCGGTGCCCTGGGCGCGGCGGGCATGGCCTATGCGCAGCCCCCGGCCAACCGGCTGGCCTTGGCGGGTACGCACCAGGCCGGTCTCGGCTGGTACCAGCAGGTGGGCGCCCAGCATCACGCCCAGGCCTATCTGCGC